Proteins from a genomic interval of Streptomyces sp. Tu6071:
- a CDS encoding VOC family protein has translation MKIHLTSVFVDDQTRAEHFYTRVLGFVKKHDVPLGGADRWLTVVAPDDPGGTELLLEPARHPAVGPYRRALVEDGIPLAQFAVDDVAAEYERLSALGVRFTQEPLTAGPVTMAVFDDTCGNLIQIATRAG, from the coding sequence GTGAAGATCCACCTCACCAGCGTCTTCGTCGACGACCAGACACGGGCCGAGCACTTCTACACGCGCGTCCTCGGCTTCGTGAAGAAGCACGACGTCCCGCTGGGCGGCGCGGATCGCTGGCTCACCGTCGTCGCGCCCGACGACCCGGGGGGCACCGAACTCCTCCTGGAGCCCGCGCGGCACCCGGCGGTGGGCCCGTACCGCAGAGCGCTCGTCGAGGACGGCATCCCGCTCGCGCAGTTCGCCGTGGACGACGTGGCGGCGGAGTACGAGCGCCTGAGCGCCCTCGGCGTCCGCTTCACCCAGGAGCCGCTGACGGCGGGGCCCGTCACCATGGCGGTCTTCGACGACACGTGCGGCAACCTGATCCAGATCGCGACGCGGGCGGGGTAG
- a CDS encoding nucleotidyltransferase domain-containing protein: MNPQTDPGADPPADPGADPPADAGAAPLAQDLVDQARRLVRTRFPEALGAVLGGSAAAGRAGPLSDLDLAVLVPDTAVTLRETVRHEGRVAELFVHTRAGLAELFAADRASRRPVLPYLYAQGLVLIDREGAAGEARARAVALLDEGPPPLPAASVETRRYGLTDALDDLADVRDRHERLALGGYVFGAAAELLCDHRRAWTAGGKWLPRRLRAADPERGGALLDAHLRLCADDEAGPLVEAAGAVLALVGGPLREGYRRTWEGVIESAAERPGG, encoded by the coding sequence ATGAACCCCCAGACGGACCCGGGCGCGGACCCGCCCGCGGACCCGGGCGCGGACCCGCCCGCGGACGCGGGCGCGGCCCCCCTCGCGCAGGACCTCGTGGACCAGGCGCGCCGCCTCGTGCGCACGCGGTTCCCCGAGGCGCTCGGGGCGGTGCTCGGCGGCTCCGCCGCCGCCGGGCGGGCCGGGCCGCTGAGCGATCTCGACCTCGCGGTCCTCGTCCCCGACACGGCCGTGACGCTGCGCGAGACCGTGCGCCACGAGGGCCGGGTCGCCGAACTGTTCGTCCACACCCGGGCCGGGCTCGCCGAGCTGTTCGCCGCCGACCGGGCCTCGCGCCGCCCCGTGCTCCCGTACCTCTACGCCCAGGGGCTCGTCCTCATCGACCGCGAGGGCGCGGCCGGTGAGGCGCGCGCCCGCGCCGTCGCGCTCCTGGACGAGGGCCCGCCCCCGCTGCCCGCGGCGAGCGTCGAGACCAGGCGGTACGGGCTGACGGACGCCCTCGACGACCTCGCCGACGTGCGCGACCGGCACGAGCGGCTCGCGCTCGGCGGCTACGTCTTCGGGGCCGCCGCCGAGCTGCTGTGCGACCACCGGCGGGCCTGGACGGCAGGCGGCAAGTGGCTGCCCCGGAGACTGCGCGCGGCCGACCCGGAACGGGGCGGAGCGCTGCTCGACGCGCACCTCAGGCTCTGCGCCGACGACGAGGCGGGACCGCTCGTCGAGGCGGCGGGCGCGGTACTCGCGCTGGTGGGCGGGCCGCTGCGGGAGGGGTACCGGCGGACGTGGGAGGGCGTCATCGAGTCGGCGGCGGAGCGACCGGGCGGGTGA
- a CDS encoding TadE/TadG family type IV pilus assembly protein: MRPGRLKSLVRERFPARTDDRGSGAGAVILFALVFLSLAAFVVDGGLSISQRERAADLAEQAARYAAQDIDREALYGNEGEAPINAGNCPARVAAFAAESGMSGADAAASGCVEADADHVEVRIQLTYRPVFTGIFYGGSIHVSGTAVAENKVG, translated from the coding sequence GTGCGGCCCGGCAGGCTCAAGTCCCTGGTGCGGGAGCGTTTTCCGGCCCGTACGGACGATCGCGGTTCCGGTGCGGGGGCCGTGATCCTCTTCGCGCTCGTCTTCCTCTCGCTCGCCGCGTTCGTCGTGGACGGCGGGCTGTCGATCTCGCAGCGCGAGCGCGCCGCCGACCTCGCCGAGCAGGCCGCGCGGTACGCGGCGCAGGACATCGACCGCGAGGCGCTGTACGGCAACGAGGGCGAGGCGCCGATCAACGCGGGCAACTGCCCGGCCCGCGTGGCCGCGTTCGCGGCGGAGAGCGGCATGTCGGGGGCGGACGCGGCGGCCTCGGGGTGCGTGGAGGCGGACGCGGACCACGTGGAGGTGCGCATCCAGCTCACGTACCGGCCCGTCTTCACGGGCATCTTCTACGGCGGCTCGATCCACGTCTCGGGCACGGCGGTCGCGGAGAACAAGGTCGGCTGA
- a CDS encoding TadE family protein, which yields MEGSGAAPEGPGAGRRGGDSGMTAIEFVVLTPILFFMIFATVQFALYFFADHVAQAAAQAGARKARATADEHPGEWRGAAREVTDSYIDQLGPTLVLGPDVKLVQPRAHTVGVEITARVPSVFPGLGLTVHAQSVGPVERFVREGEE from the coding sequence ATGGAGGGCTCCGGCGCGGCTCCGGAGGGTCCCGGCGCGGGCCGGCGCGGGGGCGACTCCGGTATGACCGCCATCGAGTTCGTCGTCCTCACCCCGATCCTCTTCTTCATGATCTTCGCGACGGTGCAGTTCGCGCTGTACTTCTTCGCCGACCACGTCGCGCAGGCGGCGGCGCAGGCCGGGGCACGCAAGGCGCGGGCGACCGCCGACGAGCACCCTGGCGAGTGGCGCGGCGCGGCCCGCGAGGTCACGGACTCGTACATCGACCAGCTCGGGCCCACGCTCGTCCTCGGCCCCGACGTGAAGCTCGTCCAGCCGCGTGCGCACACGGTCGGCGTGGAGATCACCGCGCGCGTGCCGTCCGTCTTCCCCGGGCTCGGCCTCACCGTGCACGCGCAGTCGGTGGGGCCCGTGGAGCGGTTCGTGCGGGAGGGGGAGGAGTGA
- a CDS encoding type II secretion system F family protein yields the protein MNSQWIGPVVAGAVVGLGVYVLVRALLPGARSPLQTVARVDALRARGAYEPPVHRGGKHEEDDGRFATARASLGLRLAAFYRQQGWELRSLRADLAVLDRSWERFLATKVLLGVAGLVFGPAVFAIVAVLGIGRSPLIPVWLALLCGILFFFLPDLEIRRDAQDKRRDLRRVIGAYLDLVAMSLAGGRGLPEALLAAAEVSDGWASRRIRDALQDARITGHTQWYALGRLGEELGIEELKELSSSLALVADDGAKVRESLASRAETMRHRELAEIEGSAGEKSQSMLIAQLLLCAGFLVFLIFPAAMRVFQM from the coding sequence GTGAACAGCCAGTGGATCGGGCCCGTCGTCGCGGGCGCCGTCGTCGGACTCGGTGTGTACGTGCTCGTACGGGCCCTGCTGCCCGGGGCCCGCAGCCCGCTCCAGACCGTGGCGCGCGTCGACGCGCTCCGGGCCAGGGGCGCCTACGAGCCCCCCGTGCACCGGGGCGGCAAGCACGAGGAGGACGACGGCAGGTTCGCGACCGCGCGCGCCTCGCTCGGCCTGCGCCTCGCCGCCTTCTACCGGCAGCAGGGCTGGGAACTGCGTTCGCTCCGCGCCGACCTGGCGGTACTCGACCGGAGCTGGGAGAGGTTCCTCGCGACGAAGGTGCTGCTCGGCGTCGCCGGGCTCGTCTTCGGGCCCGCCGTCTTCGCGATCGTCGCCGTGCTCGGCATCGGGCGCAGCCCCCTCATCCCGGTGTGGCTCGCGCTGCTGTGCGGCATCCTCTTCTTCTTCCTGCCGGACCTGGAGATCCGCCGCGACGCCCAGGACAAGCGCCGCGACCTGCGCCGCGTCATCGGCGCCTACCTCGACCTCGTCGCGATGAGCCTCGCGGGCGGGCGCGGCCTCCCCGAGGCGCTGCTCGCCGCCGCCGAGGTCAGCGACGGCTGGGCCTCGCGCCGCATCCGCGACGCCCTCCAGGACGCCCGCATCACCGGGCACACGCAGTGGTACGCGCTCGGCCGTCTCGGCGAGGAACTCGGCATCGAGGAACTCAAGGAACTCTCCTCGTCGTTGGCGCTCGTCGCCGACGACGGCGCGAAGGTGCGGGAATCCCTGGCCTCGCGCGCCGAGACGATGCGGCACCGCGAACTCGCCGAGATCGAGGGCAGCGCGGGCGAGAAGTCGCAGTCCATGCTCATCGCCCAGCTCCTGCTCTGCGCGGGCTTCCTGGTCTTCCTGATCTTCCCCGCCGCGATGCGGGTGTTCCAGATGTGA
- a CDS encoding iron-siderophore ABC transporter substrate-binding protein, with protein MNASASPVLSRRRRRTRTVALLSAGVATLLVTATACGSDDDGDKDSGSGAKDSAASSGAFPAKVATKYGTITIDKKPKRVVALGWGDAEAALALGAQPVGASDWLPFGGDGVGPWAKGMYDKKPELIGTLEPEYEKIAALKPDLILDTKSSGDKTRYETLSKIAPTVDVPKGGDAYLTSWKQQTLMVSQALGVPEKGQKLISDTNAKFAAAAKEHPEFKGKTITVGALSSEGYGAYINGDGRVDFATNLGFKNNPKVEAKKGDSFSIRVSKENLDLLDSDLTVMAGIGVPDSKITNDPLYKAVPSVKAGHSLILDETSSKAFATGSVLSIQYAIDHVVPQFAKALK; from the coding sequence ATGAACGCTTCCGCTTCCCCCGTCCTCTCCCGGCGTCGCCGTCGCACCCGCACGGTCGCGCTGCTCTCCGCCGGTGTCGCCACCCTCCTCGTCACCGCCACCGCGTGCGGTTCCGACGACGACGGCGACAAGGACTCCGGTTCCGGGGCGAAGGACTCGGCGGCGTCGAGCGGCGCGTTCCCCGCGAAGGTCGCGACGAAGTACGGCACCATCACGATCGACAAGAAGCCGAAGCGCGTCGTGGCGCTGGGCTGGGGCGACGCCGAGGCCGCGCTCGCGCTCGGCGCGCAGCCCGTCGGCGCGAGCGACTGGCTGCCGTTCGGCGGCGACGGCGTGGGCCCGTGGGCCAAGGGCATGTATGACAAGAAGCCCGAGCTGATCGGCACCCTGGAGCCGGAGTACGAGAAGATCGCGGCCCTCAAGCCGGACCTGATCCTCGACACCAAGTCCAGCGGCGACAAGACGCGTTACGAGACGCTCAGCAAGATCGCCCCCACGGTGGACGTGCCCAAGGGCGGCGACGCCTACCTCACGTCGTGGAAGCAGCAGACGCTCATGGTCTCCCAGGCGCTCGGCGTGCCGGAGAAGGGCCAGAAGCTGATCTCCGACACGAACGCCAAGTTCGCCGCCGCCGCGAAGGAGCACCCGGAGTTCAAGGGAAAGACCATCACGGTCGGCGCGCTCTCCTCGGAGGGCTACGGGGCCTACATCAACGGTGACGGCCGCGTGGACTTCGCGACGAACCTCGGCTTCAAGAACAACCCGAAGGTCGAGGCGAAGAAGGGGGACTCCTTCTCCATCCGCGTCTCGAAGGAGAACCTGGACCTCCTCGACTCCGACCTGACCGTCATGGCGGGCATCGGCGTCCCCGACTCGAAGATCACCAACGACCCGCTGTACAAGGCGGTTCCCTCGGTCAAGGCGGGCCACTCGCTGATCCTCGACGAGACCTCCAGCAAGGCGTTCGCGACGGGCTCGGTCCTCTCGATCCAGTACGCGATCGACCACGTGGTCCCGCAGTTCGCGAAGGCGCTCAAGTAA
- a CDS encoding CocE/NonD family hydrolase: MIRRPAVALTAASAVVAGLALAGPAVASPAHHASPRGGTTHAENDRVPAGSAWTQEYFPSSDRSGTQLHADVLLPEGLRKGQKVPVILSVGPYFGHSGQTDDEGFTHTGPSARFNDFIEGSDLFKQGYAFVMVDLRGFGGSTGCLDWGGPGEQADVKAAVDWAGKQSWSTGKVGMYGKSYDAVTGLIGNDLDQKPLKAVVAQEPVWDLYQYIYSNGVPRPNVTGTANAYNSIATLPQLADDDPHYLANATYEQQHPECLTRNADGYKIADQKSAHWKARDLAAKAKGSDTPLFVTQGFVENNTKPEEMQEYLDNHHGPERGWLGQWDHVRGGDRVSDGRLAMGREGWYAETLSFYDQYLKGKRPRVSYPAFAIEDSTGAWRAERGWPTTSRTTTVRLGDGAYVDDGGASARNTLSLSAQGGGTSGDFDMEHAPALDPVAPRGLAKGLARIQEAGAVTSSWFTWSRPLARDTRITGTPNISFKAKGSGNVMLKLYDVGPDGKAAMFDEQVSLVKSGRVSVDLKATDWTLKAGHVLGVEVGSIQSGSWRDTPSGETIAVDDARLALALDDPARDVATAGARSPFLDTYLRQYTVTLAAGEGSFTLPRA, from the coding sequence GTGATCAGACGTCCCGCGGTCGCACTGACAGCCGCCTCCGCCGTAGTCGCAGGACTCGCCCTCGCCGGGCCCGCCGTCGCCTCGCCCGCACACCACGCCTCCCCGCGCGGCGGCACCACCCACGCCGAGAACGACCGCGTCCCCGCCGGTTCCGCCTGGACGCAGGAGTACTTCCCCTCCTCCGACCGCTCGGGCACCCAGCTCCACGCCGACGTCCTCCTTCCCGAAGGGCTCAGGAAGGGGCAGAAGGTACCCGTCATCCTCTCCGTGGGCCCCTACTTCGGGCACTCCGGGCAGACCGACGACGAGGGCTTCACGCACACCGGGCCCTCCGCCCGCTTCAACGACTTCATCGAGGGCAGCGACCTCTTCAAGCAGGGGTACGCCTTCGTCATGGTCGACCTGCGCGGCTTCGGCGGCTCCACGGGCTGCCTCGACTGGGGCGGTCCGGGCGAACAGGCCGACGTCAAGGCCGCCGTCGACTGGGCGGGCAAGCAGTCCTGGTCCACCGGCAAGGTCGGCATGTACGGGAAGTCCTACGACGCCGTGACCGGGCTCATCGGCAACGACCTCGACCAGAAGCCCCTCAAGGCCGTCGTCGCGCAGGAACCGGTGTGGGATCTGTACCAGTACATCTACTCCAACGGCGTCCCCCGGCCCAATGTGACCGGTACCGCGAACGCCTACAACTCCATCGCCACGCTGCCCCAGTTGGCCGACGACGATCCGCACTACCTCGCCAACGCCACGTACGAGCAGCAGCACCCCGAGTGCCTCACGCGGAACGCCGACGGGTACAAGATCGCCGACCAGAAGTCCGCGCACTGGAAGGCCCGCGACCTCGCCGCCAAGGCCAAGGGCAGCGACACGCCCCTCTTCGTCACCCAGGGCTTCGTCGAGAACAACACCAAGCCCGAGGAGATGCAGGAGTACCTGGACAACCACCACGGCCCCGAGCGCGGCTGGCTCGGGCAGTGGGACCACGTACGCGGCGGCGACCGCGTGAGCGACGGGCGCCTCGCGATGGGGCGCGAGGGCTGGTACGCGGAGACGCTCTCCTTCTACGACCAGTACCTCAAGGGCAAGCGCCCCCGGGTGAGTTACCCCGCCTTCGCGATCGAGGACTCGACCGGCGCGTGGCGCGCCGAACGCGGCTGGCCCACCACGTCCCGTACCACCACCGTGCGGCTCGGCGACGGGGCGTACGTGGACGACGGCGGCGCCTCGGCGCGGAACACGCTCTCGCTGAGCGCCCAAGGGGGCGGCACATCGGGTGACTTCGACATGGAGCACGCTCCCGCGCTCGACCCCGTCGCGCCGCGGGGGCTCGCGAAGGGCCTCGCCAGGATCCAGGAGGCCGGGGCCGTCACGTCGAGCTGGTTCACGTGGTCGCGCCCGCTCGCGCGGGACACCCGGATCACCGGGACACCGAACATCTCCTTCAAGGCGAAGGGCTCGGGCAACGTGATGCTCAAGCTCTACGACGTCGGCCCGGACGGCAAGGCCGCCATGTTCGACGAGCAGGTGTCCCTCGTGAAGAGCGGGCGCGTGTCCGTCGACCTGAAGGCGACGGACTGGACCCTCAAGGCCGGGCACGTGCTCGGGGTCGAGGTCGGGTCGATACAGAGCGGGTCGTGGCGGGACACGCCGAGCGGCGAGACGATCGCCGTGGACGACGCGCGGCTCGCGCTCGCGCTCGACGACCCGGCCCGCGACGTCGCCACGGCCGGAGCGCGCTCGCCGTTCCTGGACACGTATCTGCGGCAGTACACGGTGACGCTGGCGGCGGGGGAGGGAAGCTTCACGCTGCCGCGAGCCTGA
- a CDS encoding L,D-transpeptidase family protein has product MTEPHAAQGHPCRRPRHLLPLAAALASTMVVGVAGLTLGGAEGIPGTGGGAGAGARGTVGARGVADVRAAGDARETVGARGTVGTQKRVGTQETVGARGAAGPQGVRGAAGAGAARTVSPAASFAAALAAASPAGSSAAGEGAGRAVLRAAGLGPKTLARVPADARQVLVVKGAGPDANRGTARLYTRTGAGDWVPGSARPTRNALRGWTDDHRSGDLRSPAGVYRIGDAGGLLPNPGTRLPYDRSDEFAEGGTGFAGESLDTAFDHVLAIDYNRVAGVSPLDRARPLGEERGGGIWVHVDHGGPTHGCVSLARADLVALLRELRPEWHPVIAMGDGERLAR; this is encoded by the coding sequence ATGACCGAGCCGCACGCAGCCCAGGGACACCCCTGCCGCCGCCCCCGCCACCTCCTCCCTCTCGCCGCCGCCCTCGCGAGCACGATGGTGGTGGGGGTCGCGGGGCTGACGCTGGGCGGGGCGGAGGGGATACCGGGGACGGGGGGCGGCGCGGGGGCGGGGGCGCGGGGGACCGTGGGGGCGCGGGGGGTTGCGGACGTGCGGGCGGCGGGGGACGCGCGGGAGACGGTGGGCGCGCGGGGGACGGTGGGCACGCAGAAGAGGGTGGGCACGCAGGAGACAGTGGGCGCGCGGGGGGCGGCGGGGCCGCAGGGAGTACGGGGCGCGGCGGGGGCGGGCGCGGCGCGCACCGTGTCGCCGGCCGCCTCCTTCGCCGCCGCCCTCGCCGCCGCCTCCCCCGCCGGGTCCTCCGCCGCCGGGGAGGGCGCGGGGCGTGCCGTGCTCCGTGCGGCCGGGCTCGGGCCGAAGACGCTGGCGCGGGTCCCGGCGGACGCGCGGCAGGTCCTCGTGGTGAAGGGCGCGGGCCCGGACGCGAACCGGGGGACGGCCCGCCTGTACACCCGTACCGGGGCCGGGGACTGGGTGCCGGGCAGCGCGCGCCCGACGCGGAACGCGTTGCGCGGCTGGACGGACGACCACCGCTCGGGCGACCTGCGCTCCCCCGCCGGGGTCTACCGCATCGGCGACGCGGGCGGCCTGCTCCCGAACCCGGGCACGCGCCTGCCCTACGACAGGTCCGACGAGTTCGCCGAGGGCGGCACGGGCTTCGCGGGCGAGTCCCTCGACACCGCCTTCGATCACGTCCTGGCGATCGACTACAACCGCGTCGCGGGCGTCTCCCCGCTGGACCGCGCCCGCCCCCTGGGCGAGGAGCGGGGCGGCGGCATCTGGGTCCACGTCGACCACGGGGGCCCGACCCACGGCTGCGTGAGCCTGGCCCGTGCGGACCTGGTGGCGCTGCTGAGGGAACTGCGCCCGGAGTGGCACCCGGTGATCGCGATGGGGGACGGGGAGCGGCTGGCGCGCTGA
- a CDS encoding FecCD family ABC transporter permease: MSGGPRGDHPERPTESAYARRLRAKAASIQAARAASGTTTAALAEDPGDFPPAETPAEAKARIRPARARSALALGLLLCFLVLAAAVLASLFIGSGHDVSGGDVFHALFDADLSDKGQLVVHEVRIPRTAAGVLAGIALGLAGCVMQGVARNPIADPGLLGINAGSSVAVVAAISLLGLASPSQYIWFGFLGALLAALLVYGIGSLGREGATPVKLALAGTATQAVLVALTSAILLKDRDSYDQYRFWQVGSLTGRDGSDLWQALPFIAVGAVLALALGPALNALSLGDDLARGLGQKVGRTRAGSALVVVILCGAATAIVGPIAFVGLAVPHAARLITGPDYRWILPYSAVLAPVLLLLADIVGRLVARPGEVQVGVITAAIGCVPFIILVRRRKLVEL; the protein is encoded by the coding sequence GTGAGCGGCGGCCCCCGGGGGGATCACCCGGAGCGGCCCACCGAGTCCGCGTACGCACGGCGGCTGCGGGCGAAGGCCGCGAGCATCCAGGCGGCCCGCGCCGCGAGCGGCACGACGACCGCCGCGCTCGCCGAGGACCCCGGCGACTTCCCCCCGGCCGAGACCCCCGCCGAGGCGAAGGCCCGCATCCGCCCCGCGCGCGCCCGTTCGGCTCTCGCGCTCGGCCTGCTCCTCTGCTTCCTCGTCCTGGCCGCGGCCGTCCTCGCGAGCCTCTTCATCGGCTCCGGGCACGACGTCTCCGGGGGCGACGTCTTCCACGCGCTCTTCGACGCCGACCTGAGCGACAAGGGCCAGCTCGTGGTCCACGAGGTCCGCATCCCCCGGACCGCCGCCGGTGTCCTCGCCGGGATCGCGCTCGGGCTCGCGGGCTGCGTCATGCAGGGCGTCGCGCGCAACCCGATCGCCGACCCGGGACTCCTCGGCATCAACGCGGGCTCCTCCGTCGCCGTCGTCGCCGCGATCAGCCTCCTCGGCCTCGCCTCGCCCTCGCAGTACATCTGGTTCGGTTTCCTCGGCGCGCTCCTCGCGGCGCTGCTCGTGTACGGGATCGGCTCGCTCGGCCGCGAGGGCGCGACGCCCGTCAAACTCGCCCTCGCCGGGACCGCGACGCAAGCCGTCCTCGTCGCCCTGACCAGCGCGATCCTCCTCAAGGACCGCGACAGCTACGACCAGTACCGCTTCTGGCAGGTCGGCTCGCTCACCGGGCGCGACGGCTCGGACCTGTGGCAGGCGCTGCCGTTCATCGCGGTGGGCGCCGTCCTCGCGCTCGCGCTCGGGCCCGCGCTCAACGCGCTCTCGCTCGGCGACGACCTCGCACGCGGTCTCGGCCAGAAGGTCGGCCGCACGCGCGCCGGGTCCGCGCTCGTCGTCGTCATCCTGTGCGGCGCCGCGACCGCGATCGTCGGGCCCATCGCCTTCGTCGGCCTCGCCGTGCCGCACGCCGCCCGCCTCATCACGGGCCCCGACTACCGCTGGATTCTCCCGTACTCCGCCGTTCTCGCCCCCGTCCTCCTGCTCCTCGCGGACATCGTCGGGCGGCTCGTCGCGCGCCCCGGCGAGGTGCAGGTCGGGGTCATCACGGCGGCGATCGGCTGCGTGCCGTTCATCATCCTGGTCCGGCGCAGGAAGCTGGTGGAGCTGTGA
- a CDS encoding TadE family protein, giving the protein MRHDAGRTALAGDDRGISTVEVVILAPVMILFILVLVAMGQLVDGRGAVDSAARDAARSGSLQWEAGTAMAEARRAAEADLSDVCAGPVEVRKTSAGFADADFFSVEVSCQVRGLAMLGLDVPKTLTGKATSPLDPYKRKAG; this is encoded by the coding sequence GTGAGGCACGACGCCGGGAGAACGGCCCTCGCCGGGGACGACCGGGGCATCTCCACCGTCGAGGTCGTGATCCTCGCGCCCGTGATGATCCTCTTCATCCTCGTCCTCGTCGCGATGGGCCAACTCGTCGACGGGCGCGGGGCGGTGGACAGCGCGGCGCGCGACGCGGCGCGTTCCGGCTCGCTCCAGTGGGAGGCGGGCACGGCGATGGCGGAGGCGCGGCGGGCGGCGGAGGCGGACCTGAGCGACGTGTGCGCGGGGCCCGTCGAGGTGCGCAAGACGAGCGCGGGCTTCGCGGACGCCGACTTCTTCTCGGTGGAGGTGAGTTGCCAGGTGCGGGGACTCGCGATGCTGGGGCTGGACGTGCCGAAGACGCTGACGGGCAAGGCGACGTCGCCGCTGGACCCGTACAAACGGAAGGCGGGGTGA
- a CDS encoding FecCD family ABC transporter permease, which yields MRRRGRVRALWTGGVLAVLVFALLCLSLCVGDYVLPLDDVLGALFGGGDAGAHFVVIELRLPRALLALLVGAAFGMAGGVFQTVLRNPLASPDVIGISSGASAAAVLGSLVLSFSGLALSGAALFGALAAGTLIYTLSWRGGVVGARFVLIGIGVGTGLLSVLSYLLTTADVDEAQEAFLWMTGSLNGRSWTQFWPLLWLLVVLVPLTLAAARALPALSLGDDTAAGLGSRVGRQRLALLACGTVLAGAATAAAGPVAFVAFVAAPVARMLLPGRGAVLPHAALTGALLVLLADFAAQHAIPGIQFPVGVVTSLVGAPYLLWLLARANRVGRGG from the coding sequence GTGCGGCGGCGGGGCCGCGTGCGCGCGCTGTGGACCGGCGGCGTGCTCGCCGTGCTCGTCTTCGCGCTCCTGTGCCTCTCGCTGTGCGTCGGGGACTACGTCCTCCCGCTCGACGACGTGCTCGGCGCGCTCTTCGGTGGCGGCGACGCGGGCGCGCACTTCGTCGTCATCGAGCTGCGCCTGCCGCGCGCGCTCCTCGCGCTCCTCGTCGGCGCCGCCTTCGGCATGGCGGGCGGCGTCTTCCAGACCGTCCTGCGCAACCCCCTGGCCAGCCCCGACGTCATCGGCATCAGCTCCGGCGCCTCGGCCGCCGCCGTGCTCGGCTCCCTCGTCCTCTCCTTCAGCGGCCTCGCGCTCTCCGGCGCGGCGCTCTTCGGCGCGCTCGCGGCGGGCACGCTCATCTACACGCTGTCGTGGCGCGGCGGCGTCGTCGGGGCACGCTTCGTGCTCATCGGCATCGGGGTGGGCACGGGGCTGCTCAGCGTCCTGTCGTACCTCCTGACCACGGCCGACGTGGACGAGGCGCAGGAGGCGTTCCTGTGGATGACCGGGAGCCTCAACGGGCGCTCCTGGACGCAGTTCTGGCCGCTCCTGTGGCTCCTCGTCGTGCTCGTCCCGCTGACGCTCGCCGCCGCGCGTGCGCTGCCCGCGCTCTCGCTCGGCGACGACACGGCCGCCGGGCTCGGCTCGCGCGTGGGCCGTCAGCGGCTCGCGCTCCTCGCCTGCGGGACCGTCCTCGCGGGCGCGGCGACGGCCGCCGCCGGACCCGTCGCCTTCGTCGCCTTCGTCGCGGCGCCCGTCGCGCGGATGCTCCTGCCGGGGCGCGGCGCGGTCCTGCCGCACGCGGCGCTGACCGGGGCGCTCCTCGTGCTGCTCGCCGACTTCGCGGCGCAGCACGCGATCCCGGGCATCCAGTTCCCCGTCGGGGTCGTGACGAGCCTCGTGGGCGCGCCGTACCTGCTGTGGCTGCTCGCGCGGGCGAACCGGGTGGGGAGGGGCGGGTGA
- a CDS encoding ABC transporter ATP-binding protein: MKSEAALTTSEAAPSRLETRDVRLGYDGREIVPGLSVSVPTGGFTVIVGPNACGKSTLLRAMARLLPPLSGAVLLDGRSVQEMPTREVASVLGILPQSPVAPEGISVADLVGRGRYPHQGFFRRWTDEDDTAVAEALLSTDVLDLADRPVDELSGGQRQRVWIAMALAQRTELLLLDEPTTYLDLSHQLDVLDLLTDLNRERGVTMVAVLHELNLACRYADHLVVMADGRIVAEGAPADVVTEELVTETFGMRCSVIPDPASGTPMVVPLGRHHVGGRS, encoded by the coding sequence GTGAAGAGCGAAGCAGCGCTGACGACGAGCGAAGCCGCGCCGTCCCGCCTCGAAACGCGCGACGTGCGCCTCGGCTACGACGGCCGCGAGATCGTGCCGGGGCTCAGCGTGTCCGTCCCGACCGGTGGTTTCACGGTCATCGTGGGGCCGAACGCCTGCGGCAAGTCGACGCTCCTGCGGGCCATGGCCCGGCTGCTCCCGCCGCTCTCCGGGGCGGTGCTGCTCGACGGCAGGTCGGTGCAGGAGATGCCGACGCGGGAGGTCGCCTCGGTGCTCGGCATCCTGCCGCAGTCGCCCGTCGCGCCCGAGGGCATCAGCGTCGCCGACCTCGTCGGGCGCGGCCGTTACCCGCACCAGGGCTTCTTCCGGCGCTGGACCGACGAGGACGACACCGCCGTCGCCGAGGCGCTGCTCTCGACGGACGTCCTCGACCTCGCGGACCGGCCCGTCGACGAGCTGTCCGGCGGGCAGCGGCAGCGCGTGTGGATCGCGATGGCGCTCGCGCAGCGCACCGAACTGCTGCTCCTCGACGAGCCGACGACGTACCTGGACCTGAGCCACCAGCTCGACGTCCTCGACCTGCTCACCGACCTCAACCGCGAGCGCGGCGTCACGATGGTCGCCGTCCTGCACGAGCTGAACCTCGCCTGCCGGTACGCCGACCACCTCGTCGTGATGGCGGACGGGCGGATCGTCGCGGAGGGGGCTCCGGCGGACGTGGTGACGGAGGAGCTGGTGACGGAGACGTTCGGGATGCGGTGCTCCGTGATCCCGGACCCGGCCTCGGGGACGCCGATGGTGGTGCCGCTCGGACGGCACCACGTGGGCGGGCGGTCCTGA